The Paraburkholderia largidicola DNA segment ACAGCGTCGACGCCGGGCGGCCGAGCGCTGCCGCGATCGCCTGCTCGACCTGATCGGGGGGCAGGGGCGCTTCGAGGTGGCTGACCGCGTCGATCGCGTCGTGCAGCGTGCCTTTCGCGAGTTCGGGGCGGCGCGCGAGCGTGTCGGCGAACGCGCTCGCCAGCGGGCCGAGATTGGGCAGCGCGCGATGCACGCCGGCGCGCCCGCCAGGCGACCCGTGCACGCGGGAAACGAGCGTGACGATCCAGTGCAGCTTGTGATGTTCGGGCGCGGCGAGCCAGATGAGGCGTGCGCCGTAGCGCAGCGCGTGGAACAGCAGTCGTAGTCGGCGAAACAGAGGGGGCATCGGCGGTTCGTTCGAGTGCATCGGCGATGCGGGTCAGGACCGCTCAGATTAGCAGGGTTGGGGCGCGCGGAACATCCGCAGGGTTACGGGCATGTGCCATTTGTCGCATGCGAAAGGCATACGCCTACTGTCCGCCGACGATGTGCCAACGGAGAGCCAACAGCATGCACAAGCTCATTACGCGCAACTTCCGCGCCGGGTCTCTATGCGTAATACAATACGGCCGGGCTCTGCCCGATTCCTGAATACACGCTCGCCGCCTCGCCGCGGCCAACAACATCGAGATGCTGGCAGAACAACGTCATCAATATATTCTGGCTCAGGTCACGAAGACGGGCGCACTGTCGGTCGCCGAGCTGGTTCGCGAACTCAACGTGTCGCGCGAGACGATCCGCCGCGATCTGAACGCGCTTGCCGAGCGTGGCCTGATCGTGACGACGCATGGCGGCGCACTGTCGAGCGACCGGCGCGAGCCGGACCTCGATACGCGCGATGCCGCCAACGCCAGCGCGAAGCGCGCCATCGGCGAGCGGGCGGCGCAACTGGTGCCCGACGGCGCCTCGGTCATCATCGATTCAGGCAGCACGACGCACGCGGCCGCGCGTGCGCTGACCGACCGCCACCGGCTGACCGTCTACACGAACGACTGGCGCATCGCGCTGCTGCTCGGCCGTCGCAACGACAACCGCGTGACGCTGCTCGGCGGCGAGCTGTCGGACAACGAAGATGCCGCGTTCGGGCTCGATACCATCACTCAGCTGTCGCACTATCACGCGGACTTCGCGCTGATCGGCGCGGGCGGCATCACGCCGGACGCGCAACTGTCCGATTACTCGCGCATGGCGGCCGAAGTGCGTAGCCGGATGATCGGCGCGGGCAATACGGTCATCGTCGTCGCCGACAACTCGAAGTTCGGCCGCGTGACACCCGTGCGCATCGAAGGGATGGAGAAGGCGCGCTACGTCGTCACGGAGCTCGCGCCCGAGCGCACGCTCGCGAAGGCGATCACCGCGCGCGGCCCTGAAATCCTGATCGCGTGAGTGTCGCGCTTCGCATTGCTCCGCGCCGGATTACCTCACGCTAATGCCGAGGCTCGCCAGTGTCCGGCCGATCGCGGCGACGGCGTTGTGCATCTCGTTCGTGTCGATCGCGCCGATGCAGCCGACCCGAAACGTCTCCACTTGCGTCAGCTTGCCCGGATACAGGATGTACCCGGCCTCGCGCACAGCTGCATAAAACTGCACAAATTGCCACTTCGGATCGCGCGGCGCGTGGAACGTGACGATCACGGGAGCCTGCACGTCCGCCGGCAGAAACGTCTCGAAGCCGAGCGCCTTCATGCCGTCTACAAGCGCCGCGCAGTTGCGCGCGTAGCGTGCGCCGCGTGCCGGCTGGCCGCCTTCCGCGATGAACTGGTCGAGGGCAGTGCGCAGCGCGGCGACCACGTGCGTCGGTGGCGTAAAGCGCCATTGTGTGGTTTTTTGCATGTATGCGAACTGGTCATACAGGTCGAGCGCGAGCGACGGCGAGCGGCCTTCGCAGGCTTCGAGCACACTGCGACGCACGATCACGAAGCCCATGCCGGGCACGCCTTCCAGACACTTGCCGCTGGCCGACACCAGCGCGTCGATGCCGCCGTCGCGCAGATCGATGGGCAATGCGCCGAACGAACTCATCGCATCGACGATCAGGCTTTTGCCGTGGTGCTTGCAGAGGGCGGCGATCGCGTCGAGCGGATTGAGCAGGCCCGCGCTCGTCTCCAGGTGCACCTGCGCGACGTGCGTGATGCGCGGGTCGTCGTTGAAGGCGTCTTCGATGGCGGCGGCGCTCACCGGCTCGTCTTCGCGCAGCGGCAGTTCCACGTACGCGATGCCCATGCGCTGCAGCACCTTGATGATGCGCGCGCAGTATGCGCCGTTGTTCGGCACCAGCACGCGGCCGTCGCGCGGGACCAGCGTGCCGAGCGCCGCTTCGACGGCGAACGTGCCGCTGCCCTGGAGCGGCACGCACACGTAGTCATTTTCGCCATGTACGATCTCGACGAGATCGGCGCAGACGCTGTGCGTCATGCGGTTGAACGCGGCGTCCCACGATCCCCAG contains these protein-coding regions:
- a CDS encoding DeoR/GlpR family DNA-binding transcription regulator — protein: MLAEQRHQYILAQVTKTGALSVAELVRELNVSRETIRRDLNALAERGLIVTTHGGALSSDRREPDLDTRDAANASAKRAIGERAAQLVPDGASVIIDSGSTTHAAARALTDRHRLTVYTNDWRIALLLGRRNDNRVTLLGGELSDNEDAAFGLDTITQLSHYHADFALIGAGGITPDAQLSDYSRMAAEVRSRMIGAGNTVIVVADNSKFGRVTPVRIEGMEKARYVVTELAPERTLAKAITARGPEILIA
- a CDS encoding 2-aminoethylphosphonate--pyruvate transaminase; translated protein: MSGNDPILLTPGPLTTSPVTRQSMLRDWGSWDAAFNRMTHSVCADLVEIVHGENDYVCVPLQGSGTFAVEAALGTLVPRDGRVLVPNNGAYCARIIKVLQRMGIAYVELPLREDEPVSAAAIEDAFNDDPRITHVAQVHLETSAGLLNPLDAIAALCKHHGKSLIVDAMSSFGALPIDLRDGGIDALVSASGKCLEGVPGMGFVIVRRSVLEACEGRSPSLALDLYDQFAYMQKTTQWRFTPPTHVVAALRTALDQFIAEGGQPARGARYARNCAALVDGMKALGFETFLPADVQAPVIVTFHAPRDPKWQFVQFYAAVREAGYILYPGKLTQVETFRVGCIGAIDTNEMHNAVAAIGRTLASLGISVR